One part of the Xiphophorus maculatus strain JP 163 A chromosome 1, X_maculatus-5.0-male, whole genome shotgun sequence genome encodes these proteins:
- the LOC102223899 gene encoding urotensin-2-like: protein MKCSHLFSWAFVLVASATLLAHPITESAEMPYPGPASVEDRIIVTLDDESLPEKMFIPQDGAALRYSTFTSGEVNRDGVRTTNLVPRGVKREILLEKQNLLKPYSRLLGIRKQLRKRNGNSECFWKYCV, encoded by the exons ATGAAGTGCAGCCATCTCTTCTCCTGGGCCTTTGTACTTGTGGCCTCTGCCACCCTGCTGGCCCACCCTATCACAGAATCGGCTGAGATGCCCTATCCAGGACCAG CGTCAGTGGAGGATCGCATTATCGTAACGCTGGATGACGAGTCTCTTcctgagaaaatgtttattccTCAGGACGGTGCAGCTCTCCGATATTCCACTTTTACATCTGGGGAAGTTAACAGAGACG GTGTCAGGACGACAAATCTGGTGCCAAGAGGAGTCAAGAGAGAG atcTTATTAGAGAAACAAAATCTTCTGAAACCTTACAGCCGCTTGCTGGGCATCCGTAAGCAGTTAAGGAAGAGAAATGGAAATTCCGAGTGTTTCTGGAAGTACTGCGTCTAA
- the LOC102236152 gene encoding trichohyalin-like isoform X1, producing the protein MKIRRLKVYVKAALNDRPRRRRRTGAVKEQPHRLLAKLCPLWFLSPSRHLFVSVGVKHRRFPEGFTPKPQALETARRAGDSSDNLLRSTKEEGGREKKEGGTEQSLEKLTLRCYVGYLLNKLRVHTYTTRRPSWAASWKLGLLKHHEGVKVGAEMAELEIDQSNLPRVQEVCQNFAVLEDGVLAHSLQEQEIEQYYTTNIQKNQLVQNDIRVARRLQQEEEQQRAQQSALLRQVSRQMEEQDFEYARVIQEELQRRAEEVHRREQDDEEIAKQLQEEEEQQVRRRSQDQEDFHEGSTSDPALPSSHHHTFSSPHRGQQQYSPVTSRWQHSTTHRGSVLTGPQTSSPRGAASQSSTTSWSNQGHVDTSRQRRPELREPVNEDSEDSDTVFTEQLSLWARRLYDRANTAPRLQQTSLRPPQERNYRSLCTRSSFAKDLTGRKEESKNFEEDYYKNDNVQSRISRNVEYDSDEHEGRTQEADSRPAEACERRCRRSESVSVHNRSRHRNRDLARTWSCKENPDKHVRFQDDPREPIRQQNDSLKVWEMLGHILQERGVPVKVGGSGAPLQIRPQRRDSQVLYGSEVSYGDSQPHQRAFQRAAATRHSFHGDIRQRRRLSRGESFGRDHRADQDRRNYNREVCDRNSGEPLIFDRGTSWSEHKYVNIENNRERKANHTRVKRVTSERRHWHKITEETLSSDEEQEAERRAERPRRRALHRSQSFSSSRGSTRHRSRHIAAGASLQLEPSEAGLDPGDLNQVLQDEELARKLQEEEDKQLRRTSLRNSYPEGDFRVAQVAQDEEIARFMQKQEIKAKRRSRELEGPGSWHEHRAMINHHDRRAARERQVYRERLDSEGLPSPTEDCSPDNQPPSPVHAIPKAQQMRNIAEELDPTYQGRVHVPESFQAGQSGQTSEALPTAQSGLQDLTLEEPTFIPPTKRQADKSGRSKPKEKREGCKQQ; encoded by the exons atgaaGATTCGGAGGCTGAAGGTGTACGTGAAGGCAGCATTGAATGACCGcccccgccgccgccgccgaACAGGAGCTGTGAAGGAACAGCCCCACAGACTGCTGGCTAAACTTTGTCCCCTCTGGTTTCTCTCACCGAGCCGACACCTCTTTGTTTCTGTCGGGGTCAAGCACCGCCGCTTTCCCGAAGGCTTCACACCGAAACCACAGGCGTTAGAGACGGCCAGGCGCGCTGGTGACAGCTCCGATAATTTGCTGAGATCCACAaaagaggaaggaggaagggaGAAGAAGGAAGGTGGGACTGAACAGAGCTTGGAGAAGTTGACACTTCGTTGTTATGTTGGGTACTTGTTGAATAAGCTGCGTGTACACACATATACGACACGGCGGCCTTCGTGGGCAGCGAGCTGGAAGCTG GGTCTTCTAAAACACCATGAAGGAGTGAAAGTGGGGGCAGAGATGGCAGAGCTGGAGATCGACCAGTCCAACCTTCCACGTGTCCAAGAAG TTTGCCAGAACTTTGCTGTGCTTGAGGATGGAGTGTTGGCACACAGCCTACAAGAGCAGGAGA TTGAACAATACTACACCACCAATATCCAAAAGAACCAACTGGTGCAAAATGACATCCGGGTAGCCCGGAGGCTGCAgcaagaggaggagcagcagcggGCTCAGCAGAGCGCCCTGCTCAGACAGGTTTCCAGACAAAT GGAGGAGCAGGACTTTGAATACGCCCGGGTGATTCAAGAAGAGCTCCAGCGACGCGCTGAGGAGGTACACAGGAGGGAGCAGGACGATGAG GAAATAGCTAAACAGctgcaggaagaggaggagcagcaggtcAGGAGGAGGAGTCAAGACCAGGAGGATTTTCATGAag GTAGCACCAGTGATCCTGCGCTGCCGTCCTCTCACCACCACACATTCAGCAGCCCTCACCGAGGACAGCAGCAGTACTCGCCTgtcaccagcaggtggcagcattcTACCACTCATCGTGGTTCAGTGTTAACTGGGCCTCAGACTAGTTCTCCCAGGGGAGCAGCATCTCAGAGCAGCACAACTTCATGGTCAAATCAAGGGCATGTAGATACCAGCAGGCAAAGAAGGCCTGAGCTCAGAGAGCCTGTGAATGAGGATTCAGAAGACTCGGACACTGTTTTTACTGAACAGCTCTCTCTTTGGGCCCGGCGACTGTATGACAGAGCAAATACTGCACCTCGTCTACAACAGACTTCTTTAAGACCCCCGCAAGAGAGGAATTACAGAAGTCTGTGCACTCGCAGCAGCTTCGCAAAGGACTTAACAGGCAGAAAGGAGGAGAGCAAAAACTTTGAGGAAGACTATTACAAAAATGATAACGTGCAATCCAGGATATCTAGGAATGTGGAATATGACAGCGATGAACATGAAGGCAGGACTCAGGAAGCAGATAGTAGGCCAGCCGAGGCCTGCGAAAGGCGATGTCGCCGCAGCGAATCGGTGAGCGTACACAACCGAAgcagacacagaaacagagacCTGGCAAGAACCTGGAGCTGCAAGGAGAACCCAGATAAACACGTCCGCTTTCAGGATGATCCGAGAGAACCGATTAGGCAGCAGAATGACAGCCTGAAGGTGTGGGAGATGCTCGGCCACATTCTGCAGGAGAGAGGTGTGCCTGTGAAGGTTGGTGGCAGTGGGGCGCCGCTGCAGATAAGGCCTCAAAGAAGAGACAGCCAGGTGCTTTATGGGAGTGAGGTCTCCTATGGTGACTCCCAACCACATCAGAGAGCCTTCCAACGAGCCGCCGCCACTAGGCACAGTTTCCATGGAGATATCAGGCAGAGGAGGAGATTGTCACGCGGAGAAAGCTTTGGGAGAGATCACAGAGCAGACCAAGACAGGCGTAATTATAACAGAGAGGTTTGTGACCGCAATAGTGGAGAGCCTCTTATCTTTGACAGAGGCACAAGTTGGAGCGAACACAAATACGTAAACATTGAGAataacagagagagaaaagcgaATCATACCAGAGTAAAGAGGGTGACGAGCGAACGCAGGCATTGGCACAAGATCACAGAAGAAACGTTGAGCTCAGATGAGGAGCAGGAGGCGGAGAGAAGAGCAGAGCGTCCAAGGCGACGAGCGCTACATCGTAGCCAaagcttcagcagcagcaggggtTCGACCAGACACAGGTCGAGGCACATAGCAGCAG GGGCTTCTCTGCAACTAGAGCCAAGCGAGGCAGGCCTGGATCCGGGAGACTTGAATCAGGTCCTACAAGATGAAGAACTGGCCCGCAAGcttcaggaggaggaagataaACAGCTAAGGAGG ACATCTTTACGCAATTCCTATCCAGAGGGGGACTTCAGGGTAGCTCAGGTTGCACAAGATGAG gAAATTGCACGTTTTATGCAGAAGCAGGAAATTAAGGCAAAGCGAAGATCTCGTGAACTGGAAGGGCCAGGATCTTGGCATGAACACAGAGCGATGATCAATCACCACGACAGGCGAGCCGCAAGAGAAAGACAG GTGTATCGAGAAAGACTCGACTCGGAGGGTCTCCCCTCCCCGACTGAAGACTGCTCACCAGACAACCAGCCACCCAGCCCTGTTCACGCCATACC AAAAGCTCAGCAGATGAGAAACATAGCAGAGGAGCTGGACCCGACCTACCAGGGGCGAGTGCACGTCCCAGAGAGCTTCCAAGCAGGGCAAAGTG GTCAAACCAGTGAGGCGCTCCCCACAGCCCAATCCGGCTTACAGGACCTAACCCTGGAGGAGCCGACGTTCATACCACCGACAAAACGACAGGCGGATAAATCTGGACGGAGTAAACCCAAAGAGAAAAGGGAAGGATGCAAGcaacaataa
- the LOC102236152 gene encoding trichohyalin-like isoform X2, with protein MKIRRLKVYVKAALNDRPRRRRRTGAVKEQPHRLLAKLCPLWFLSPSRHLFVSVGVKHRRFPEGFTPKPQALETARRAGDSSDNLLRSTKEEGGREKKEGGTEQSLEKLTLRCYVGYLLNKLRVHTYTTRRPSWAASWKLGLLKHHEGVKVGAEMAELEIDQSNLPRVQEVCQNFAVLEDGVLAHSLQEQEIEQYYTTNIQKNQLVQNDIRVARRLQQEEEQQRAQQSALLRQVSRQMEEQDFEYARVIQEELQRRAEEVHRREQDDEEIAKQLQEEEEQQVRRRSQDQEDFHEGSTSDPALPSSHHHTFSSPHRGQQQYSPVTSRWQHSTTHRGSVLTGPQTSSPRGAASQSSTTSWSNQGHVDTSRQRRPELREPVNEDSEDSDTVFTEQLSLWARRLYDRANTAPRLQQTSLRPPQERNYRSLCTRSSFAKDLTGRKEESKNFEEDYYKNDNVQSRISRNVEYDSDEHEGRTQEADSRPAEACERRCRRSESVSVHNRSRHRNRDLARTWSCKENPDKHVRFQDDPREPIRQQNDSLKVWEMLGHILQERGVPVKVGGSGAPLQIRPQRRDSQVLYGSEVSYGDSQPHQRAFQRAAATRHSFHGDIRQRRRLSRGESFGRDHRADQDRRNYNREVCDRNSGEPLIFDRGTSWSEHKYVNIENNRERKANHTRVKRVTSERRHWHKITEETLSSDEEQEAERRAERPRRRALHRSQSFSSSRGSTRHRSRHIAAEPSEAGLDPGDLNQVLQDEELARKLQEEEDKQLRRTSLRNSYPEGDFRVAQVAQDEEIARFMQKQEIKAKRRSRELEGPGSWHEHRAMINHHDRRAARERQVYRERLDSEGLPSPTEDCSPDNQPPSPVHAIPKAQQMRNIAEELDPTYQGRVHVPESFQAGQSGQTSEALPTAQSGLQDLTLEEPTFIPPTKRQADKSGRSKPKEKREGCKQQ; from the exons atgaaGATTCGGAGGCTGAAGGTGTACGTGAAGGCAGCATTGAATGACCGcccccgccgccgccgccgaACAGGAGCTGTGAAGGAACAGCCCCACAGACTGCTGGCTAAACTTTGTCCCCTCTGGTTTCTCTCACCGAGCCGACACCTCTTTGTTTCTGTCGGGGTCAAGCACCGCCGCTTTCCCGAAGGCTTCACACCGAAACCACAGGCGTTAGAGACGGCCAGGCGCGCTGGTGACAGCTCCGATAATTTGCTGAGATCCACAaaagaggaaggaggaagggaGAAGAAGGAAGGTGGGACTGAACAGAGCTTGGAGAAGTTGACACTTCGTTGTTATGTTGGGTACTTGTTGAATAAGCTGCGTGTACACACATATACGACACGGCGGCCTTCGTGGGCAGCGAGCTGGAAGCTG GGTCTTCTAAAACACCATGAAGGAGTGAAAGTGGGGGCAGAGATGGCAGAGCTGGAGATCGACCAGTCCAACCTTCCACGTGTCCAAGAAG TTTGCCAGAACTTTGCTGTGCTTGAGGATGGAGTGTTGGCACACAGCCTACAAGAGCAGGAGA TTGAACAATACTACACCACCAATATCCAAAAGAACCAACTGGTGCAAAATGACATCCGGGTAGCCCGGAGGCTGCAgcaagaggaggagcagcagcggGCTCAGCAGAGCGCCCTGCTCAGACAGGTTTCCAGACAAAT GGAGGAGCAGGACTTTGAATACGCCCGGGTGATTCAAGAAGAGCTCCAGCGACGCGCTGAGGAGGTACACAGGAGGGAGCAGGACGATGAG GAAATAGCTAAACAGctgcaggaagaggaggagcagcaggtcAGGAGGAGGAGTCAAGACCAGGAGGATTTTCATGAag GTAGCACCAGTGATCCTGCGCTGCCGTCCTCTCACCACCACACATTCAGCAGCCCTCACCGAGGACAGCAGCAGTACTCGCCTgtcaccagcaggtggcagcattcTACCACTCATCGTGGTTCAGTGTTAACTGGGCCTCAGACTAGTTCTCCCAGGGGAGCAGCATCTCAGAGCAGCACAACTTCATGGTCAAATCAAGGGCATGTAGATACCAGCAGGCAAAGAAGGCCTGAGCTCAGAGAGCCTGTGAATGAGGATTCAGAAGACTCGGACACTGTTTTTACTGAACAGCTCTCTCTTTGGGCCCGGCGACTGTATGACAGAGCAAATACTGCACCTCGTCTACAACAGACTTCTTTAAGACCCCCGCAAGAGAGGAATTACAGAAGTCTGTGCACTCGCAGCAGCTTCGCAAAGGACTTAACAGGCAGAAAGGAGGAGAGCAAAAACTTTGAGGAAGACTATTACAAAAATGATAACGTGCAATCCAGGATATCTAGGAATGTGGAATATGACAGCGATGAACATGAAGGCAGGACTCAGGAAGCAGATAGTAGGCCAGCCGAGGCCTGCGAAAGGCGATGTCGCCGCAGCGAATCGGTGAGCGTACACAACCGAAgcagacacagaaacagagacCTGGCAAGAACCTGGAGCTGCAAGGAGAACCCAGATAAACACGTCCGCTTTCAGGATGATCCGAGAGAACCGATTAGGCAGCAGAATGACAGCCTGAAGGTGTGGGAGATGCTCGGCCACATTCTGCAGGAGAGAGGTGTGCCTGTGAAGGTTGGTGGCAGTGGGGCGCCGCTGCAGATAAGGCCTCAAAGAAGAGACAGCCAGGTGCTTTATGGGAGTGAGGTCTCCTATGGTGACTCCCAACCACATCAGAGAGCCTTCCAACGAGCCGCCGCCACTAGGCACAGTTTCCATGGAGATATCAGGCAGAGGAGGAGATTGTCACGCGGAGAAAGCTTTGGGAGAGATCACAGAGCAGACCAAGACAGGCGTAATTATAACAGAGAGGTTTGTGACCGCAATAGTGGAGAGCCTCTTATCTTTGACAGAGGCACAAGTTGGAGCGAACACAAATACGTAAACATTGAGAataacagagagagaaaagcgaATCATACCAGAGTAAAGAGGGTGACGAGCGAACGCAGGCATTGGCACAAGATCACAGAAGAAACGTTGAGCTCAGATGAGGAGCAGGAGGCGGAGAGAAGAGCAGAGCGTCCAAGGCGACGAGCGCTACATCGTAGCCAaagcttcagcagcagcaggggtTCGACCAGACACAGGTCGAGGCACATAGCAGCAG AGCCAAGCGAGGCAGGCCTGGATCCGGGAGACTTGAATCAGGTCCTACAAGATGAAGAACTGGCCCGCAAGcttcaggaggaggaagataaACAGCTAAGGAGG ACATCTTTACGCAATTCCTATCCAGAGGGGGACTTCAGGGTAGCTCAGGTTGCACAAGATGAG gAAATTGCACGTTTTATGCAGAAGCAGGAAATTAAGGCAAAGCGAAGATCTCGTGAACTGGAAGGGCCAGGATCTTGGCATGAACACAGAGCGATGATCAATCACCACGACAGGCGAGCCGCAAGAGAAAGACAG GTGTATCGAGAAAGACTCGACTCGGAGGGTCTCCCCTCCCCGACTGAAGACTGCTCACCAGACAACCAGCCACCCAGCCCTGTTCACGCCATACC AAAAGCTCAGCAGATGAGAAACATAGCAGAGGAGCTGGACCCGACCTACCAGGGGCGAGTGCACGTCCCAGAGAGCTTCCAAGCAGGGCAAAGTG GTCAAACCAGTGAGGCGCTCCCCACAGCCCAATCCGGCTTACAGGACCTAACCCTGGAGGAGCCGACGTTCATACCACCGACAAAACGACAGGCGGATAAATCTGGACGGAGTAAACCCAAAGAGAAAAGGGAAGGATGCAAGcaacaataa
- the LOC102236152 gene encoding coiled-coil domain-containing protein 50-like isoform X3: protein MKIRRLKVYVKAALNDRPRRRRRTGAVKEQPHRLLAKLCPLWFLSPSRHLFVSVGVKHRRFPEGFTPKPQALETARRAGDSSDNLLRSTKEEGGREKKEGGTEQSLEKLTLRCYVGYLLNKLRVHTYTTRRPSWAASWKLGLLKHHEGVKVGAEMAELEIDQSNLPRVQEVCQNFAVLEDGVLAHSLQEQEIEQYYTTNIQKNQLVQNDIRVARRLQQEEEQQRAQQSALLRQVSRQMEEQDFEYARVIQEELQRRAEEVHRREQDDEEIAKQLQEEEEQQVRRRSQDQEDFHEGASLQLEPSEAGLDPGDLNQVLQDEELARKLQEEEDKQLRRTSLRNSYPEGDFRVAQVAQDEEIARFMQKQEIKAKRRSRELEGPGSWHEHRAMINHHDRRAARERQVYRERLDSEGLPSPTEDCSPDNQPPSPVHAIPKAQQMRNIAEELDPTYQGRVHVPESFQAGQSGQTSEALPTAQSGLQDLTLEEPTFIPPTKRQADKSGRSKPKEKREGCKQQ from the exons atgaaGATTCGGAGGCTGAAGGTGTACGTGAAGGCAGCATTGAATGACCGcccccgccgccgccgccgaACAGGAGCTGTGAAGGAACAGCCCCACAGACTGCTGGCTAAACTTTGTCCCCTCTGGTTTCTCTCACCGAGCCGACACCTCTTTGTTTCTGTCGGGGTCAAGCACCGCCGCTTTCCCGAAGGCTTCACACCGAAACCACAGGCGTTAGAGACGGCCAGGCGCGCTGGTGACAGCTCCGATAATTTGCTGAGATCCACAaaagaggaaggaggaagggaGAAGAAGGAAGGTGGGACTGAACAGAGCTTGGAGAAGTTGACACTTCGTTGTTATGTTGGGTACTTGTTGAATAAGCTGCGTGTACACACATATACGACACGGCGGCCTTCGTGGGCAGCGAGCTGGAAGCTG GGTCTTCTAAAACACCATGAAGGAGTGAAAGTGGGGGCAGAGATGGCAGAGCTGGAGATCGACCAGTCCAACCTTCCACGTGTCCAAGAAG TTTGCCAGAACTTTGCTGTGCTTGAGGATGGAGTGTTGGCACACAGCCTACAAGAGCAGGAGA TTGAACAATACTACACCACCAATATCCAAAAGAACCAACTGGTGCAAAATGACATCCGGGTAGCCCGGAGGCTGCAgcaagaggaggagcagcagcggGCTCAGCAGAGCGCCCTGCTCAGACAGGTTTCCAGACAAAT GGAGGAGCAGGACTTTGAATACGCCCGGGTGATTCAAGAAGAGCTCCAGCGACGCGCTGAGGAGGTACACAGGAGGGAGCAGGACGATGAG GAAATAGCTAAACAGctgcaggaagaggaggagcagcaggtcAGGAGGAGGAGTCAAGACCAGGAGGATTTTCATGAag GGGCTTCTCTGCAACTAGAGCCAAGCGAGGCAGGCCTGGATCCGGGAGACTTGAATCAGGTCCTACAAGATGAAGAACTGGCCCGCAAGcttcaggaggaggaagataaACAGCTAAGGAGG ACATCTTTACGCAATTCCTATCCAGAGGGGGACTTCAGGGTAGCTCAGGTTGCACAAGATGAG gAAATTGCACGTTTTATGCAGAAGCAGGAAATTAAGGCAAAGCGAAGATCTCGTGAACTGGAAGGGCCAGGATCTTGGCATGAACACAGAGCGATGATCAATCACCACGACAGGCGAGCCGCAAGAGAAAGACAG GTGTATCGAGAAAGACTCGACTCGGAGGGTCTCCCCTCCCCGACTGAAGACTGCTCACCAGACAACCAGCCACCCAGCCCTGTTCACGCCATACC AAAAGCTCAGCAGATGAGAAACATAGCAGAGGAGCTGGACCCGACCTACCAGGGGCGAGTGCACGTCCCAGAGAGCTTCCAAGCAGGGCAAAGTG GTCAAACCAGTGAGGCGCTCCCCACAGCCCAATCCGGCTTACAGGACCTAACCCTGGAGGAGCCGACGTTCATACCACCGACAAAACGACAGGCGGATAAATCTGGACGGAGTAAACCCAAAGAGAAAAGGGAAGGATGCAAGcaacaataa